A single genomic interval of Rhodanobacteraceae bacterium harbors:
- a CDS encoding multidrug effflux MFS transporter, translated as MTQSATAPRPAYGLIALLAGLSMLGPFAIDTFFPAFPAIAGALSATPFQMQQTLALYLVAYALMALLHGGVSDALGRRPVILVSMAIFTLASIGCALSQSIEQLLAFRVLQGLSAGAGVIVGRAIVRDCFEGARAQRVMSGISMIFGIAPALAPIIGGYLLVLGWRASFWFLVLLAVGLLLACWRLLPETLPEEARKPLDAGQLSRGYLHMLKHGRFVLLCFAGGFNFAALFLYISSAPAFVLDILKLNELQFGAFFVPTISGMVIGSFASGRMAGRVQPRSGLKLAYALMIIAGVSNILYTQSVDQVQWPWAVLPIALTAFGVAIAFPLLTIACMDLFPDRRGGVSSLQMFLSLLVNASIAGLVAPLVHQSARSLAIGSMLLTVVGMILYVFARSAIPKTAAAAPA; from the coding sequence ATGACCCAATCGGCCACCGCACCGCGGCCGGCCTATGGATTGATCGCCCTGTTGGCCGGGCTGTCGATGCTCGGCCCTTTCGCCATCGACACCTTCTTTCCGGCTTTCCCGGCGATTGCCGGCGCGCTCTCGGCCACGCCTTTCCAGATGCAGCAGACGCTGGCGCTGTATCTGGTGGCCTACGCGCTGATGGCCTTGCTGCACGGCGGCGTGTCTGATGCGCTCGGACGGCGGCCGGTGATCCTGGTGTCGATGGCCATTTTCACCCTGGCTTCGATCGGCTGTGCGCTGTCGCAATCGATAGAACAGCTGCTGGCCTTCCGCGTGCTGCAGGGCCTGAGCGCCGGTGCCGGTGTCATCGTCGGCCGCGCCATCGTCCGCGATTGCTTCGAGGGCGCCCGCGCCCAACGTGTGATGAGCGGCATCAGCATGATCTTCGGCATCGCCCCGGCACTGGCACCGATCATCGGCGGCTATCTGCTGGTCCTGGGCTGGCGGGCATCGTTCTGGTTTCTGGTGCTGCTGGCCGTGGGCTTGTTGCTGGCCTGCTGGCGCCTGCTGCCGGAAACGCTGCCCGAGGAAGCGCGCAAACCGCTGGATGCCGGACAGCTCAGTCGCGGCTATCTGCACATGCTCAAGCACGGCCGCTTCGTGCTGCTGTGCTTTGCCGGCGGCTTCAATTTCGCCGCGCTGTTCCTCTACATCAGTTCGGCGCCGGCCTTCGTGCTCGATATCCTCAAGCTCAACGAATTGCAGTTCGGCGCCTTCTTCGTGCCCACCATCAGCGGCATGGTGATCGGTTCCTTTGCCAGTGGCCGCATGGCCGGCCGGGTGCAACCACGCAGCGGTCTGAAACTGGCCTATGCGCTGATGATCATCGCCGGTGTGTCCAATATCCTCTACACGCAATCCGTCGATCAGGTGCAGTGGCCGTGGGCGGTGCTGCCCATTGCGCTGACGGCTTTCGGCGTAGCCATCGCCTTTCCGCTGCTGACCATCGCCTGCATGGATCTGTTCCCCGATCGCCGCGGCGGCGTCAGCTCACTGCAGATGTTCCTCAGTCTGCTGGTCAATGCCAGCATCGCCGGATTGGTGGCGCCGCTGGTGCACCAGAGCGCCCGATCCCTGGCGATCGGCTCGATGCTGCTGACCGTTGTCGGCATGATTCTGTACGTCTTCGCGCGCTCGGCGATACCGAAGACTGCCGCTGCGGCCCCGGCATGA
- a CDS encoding fatty acid desaturase, whose product MPSDLLSFFASGLTGSPWWLLLLYFVFVTQLTIFAVTLYLHRSQAHRGVDFHPVIAHIFRFWAWLTTAMVTKEWVAIHRKHHAKCETEEDPHSPQIYGIKKVLFHGVTLYQQARKDRAMVEQYGSNTPDDWLERHLYAPLPALGPTLMALINISLFGSIGLAIWAIQMLWIPVMAAGVVNGLGHWWGYRNFETTDSSTNLTPWAFFIGGEELHNNHHAYPSSSKFALRRYEFDIGWVVIRMLSALGLAKVTRVAPSLAVRPNVNLPDMDTVRALLTHRFGVMREYFRGVIVPVLREEADRAGDKMSQLRGRLRRALANNGRWLDEESRERMGAWVRERPLVSVVMDYQRRLAETLERSGRNGDALIEALRVWCEDAERSGVAALEQFARRIKGYQLVGA is encoded by the coding sequence ATGCCATCCGATCTTCTGAGCTTCTTCGCCAGCGGCCTCACCGGTTCGCCGTGGTGGTTGCTGCTGCTGTACTTCGTCTTCGTGACCCAGCTGACCATCTTCGCCGTCACCTTGTATCTGCATCGCAGTCAGGCCCATCGCGGCGTCGACTTCCATCCGGTCATCGCCCACATCTTCCGCTTCTGGGCCTGGCTGACCACGGCCATGGTCACCAAGGAATGGGTGGCAATCCATCGCAAGCACCACGCCAAGTGCGAGACCGAGGAGGATCCGCACAGCCCTCAGATCTACGGCATCAAGAAGGTACTGTTCCATGGCGTCACCCTGTACCAGCAGGCGCGCAAGGATCGCGCGATGGTGGAGCAATACGGCTCGAACACACCGGACGACTGGCTGGAACGCCATCTCTACGCGCCGCTGCCGGCACTCGGGCCGACGCTGATGGCGCTGATCAACATCAGCCTGTTCGGTTCGATCGGCCTGGCCATCTGGGCCATCCAGATGCTGTGGATACCGGTGATGGCCGCCGGCGTGGTCAATGGGCTCGGTCACTGGTGGGGTTATCGCAATTTCGAGACCACCGACAGCTCGACCAATCTCACGCCCTGGGCTTTTTTCATCGGCGGTGAAGAGCTGCACAACAACCATCACGCCTATCCGAGCTCATCGAAGTTCGCGCTGCGTCGCTACGAATTCGATATCGGCTGGGTGGTGATCCGTATGCTGTCGGCGCTGGGTCTGGCCAAGGTCACGCGCGTGGCGCCGAGTCTGGCGGTACGGCCCAACGTCAACCTGCCGGACATGGACACAGTGCGCGCGCTGCTGACACACCGCTTCGGGGTGATGCGCGAGTATTTCCGTGGTGTCATCGTGCCGGTACTGCGTGAAGAAGCCGATCGCGCCGGCGACAAGATGTCGCAGCTGCGCGGGCGCTTGCGCCGGGCGCTGGCCAACAACGGCCGCTGGCTGGATGAGGAATCGCGCGAGCGCATGGGCGCCTGGGTGCGCGAGCGACCGCTGGTCAGCGTGGTCATGGACTATCAGCGCCGTCTGGCCGAAACCCTGGAGCGTTCAGGTCGCAATGGCGATGCCCTGATCGAAGCCCTGCGCGTGTGGTGCGAAGACGCCGAACGTTCCGGCGTTGCCGCGCTGGAGCAGTTTGCCCGGCGTATCAAGGGCTACCAACTGGTTGGGGCGTGA
- a CDS encoding N-acetylmuramoyl-L-alanine amidase gives MFIVQALPYADKLERRELGDIRLLVIHCTELPDLAMAREYGEQVVYPSGTGNSGHYYIDRDGSCIEYVPIEAIAHHTRGWNPQSIGIELVNSGRYPDWLDSRRQQMSEPYPPAQIAALLDLIADLRQRCPMLTDIAGHEDLDLNEVPASDDAALKVRRKRDPGPMFPWAEVVAASGLRRRMAAEMP, from the coding sequence ATGTTTATCGTGCAAGCTTTGCCGTATGCGGACAAACTGGAACGGCGGGAGCTCGGCGATATCCGCCTGCTGGTCATCCATTGCACCGAATTGCCTGATCTGGCGATGGCCCGCGAATACGGCGAGCAGGTGGTTTATCCCAGCGGCACCGGCAACAGCGGGCATTACTACATCGATCGCGACGGCAGTTGCATTGAATATGTGCCGATCGAGGCCATCGCCCATCACACCCGCGGCTGGAACCCACAATCGATCGGCATCGAACTGGTCAATAGCGGGCGCTATCCGGACTGGCTGGATTCGCGCCGGCAGCAGATGAGTGAGCCCTATCCACCGGCGCAGATCGCTGCGCTACTGGACCTGATTGCCGATCTGCGCCAGCGCTGCCCGATGCTGACCGATATTGCCGGACACGAGGACCTGGATCTGAACGAGGTGCCAGCCAGCGACGATGCTGCGCTGAAGGTACGGCGCAAGCGGGATCCGGGCCCGATGTTTCCGTGGGCCGAGGTGGTGGCAGCCAGTGGATTGCGCAGGCGCATGGCCGCGGAGATGCCATGA
- a CDS encoding alpha/beta fold hydrolase — protein sequence MSVSAATGHVILSHGMESGPNATKVTRLAQVAQALGFSSERVDDQGIVDPLRRLDRLLPKIDAAPRPLILVGSSLGAYVSGLASLQRDIDGLFLLAPPVRLPGIAPDLGLRATHIAIVHGWHDELIGPDEVYALAKSNAAEFKLYDADHRLTDVIDAIDADFERFLRRWLPQAAVVAA from the coding sequence ATGTCTGTTTCAGCAGCAACTGGCCATGTGATCCTGTCGCATGGCATGGAAAGCGGTCCCAATGCGACCAAGGTCACGCGCCTGGCCCAGGTGGCGCAGGCGCTGGGATTCAGCAGCGAACGGGTCGACGATCAGGGCATTGTCGATCCGCTGCGGCGGCTGGATCGTTTGCTGCCGAAGATCGACGCGGCGCCGCGCCCGCTGATTCTGGTCGGGTCCAGCCTGGGCGCCTACGTATCGGGACTGGCTTCCTTGCAGCGCGACATCGATGGCCTGTTCCTGCTGGCGCCACCGGTGCGTCTGCCCGGCATCGCGCCGGATCTGGGGCTGCGTGCCACCCATATCGCCATCGTCCATGGCTGGCATGACGAGTTGATCGGGCCCGATGAGGTCTACGCGCTGGCCAAGTCGAACGCGGCCGAATTCAAGCTCTACGATGCCGACCATCGCCTGACCGACGTGATCGACGCCATCGACGCCGACTTCGAGCGCTTTCTGCGTCGCTGGCTGCCGCAGGCAGCGGTTGTGGCGGCATGA
- the rlmKL gene encoding bifunctional 23S rRNA (guanine(2069)-N(7))-methyltransferase RlmK/23S rRNA (guanine(2445)-N(2))-methyltransferase RlmL, translating into MSTHSFFATCARGLETLLARELAALGAEDIRETVAGVECSATLAAAYAIGYQARLPSRWLLRLAAGEIANPDDLYALARTVRWHEHFSADHRFAVQVAGKSPAFNDTRFAMLRVKDAIADAFREHGGARPFVDAESPDVTVNVALKGSRAAVSLDMVGGALHERGYRRPGHEAPIKENLAAGVLVRAGWPEMADQEVAIVDPFCGGGTLLIEALWMAAGVPAQNLRQDFAWSRWGGHDAGLWNEVRAAADERAQQGLRQMRARAFGSDSDAQAIRIARGQLQTARMAGFCQLGTLDATRLKPPANFAAGLVVGNLPYGQRLGQERELMPLHREFGGALKQGFVGWRFALIAGSDALARATELRAEKIQKIYNGSLECLLITGPITAAAEHRADAPVRFRSPGAEMVYNRINKNRKRLKRWLEREQIECYRVYDADLPEYAAAIDVYGDRLHIQEYQAPSEIPQAKTEERFKDLVFAARRAFDIPTERIYLKQRRSQTPEGQYRRQDHSGDHFIVREADARLEVNLQDYLDSGLFLDGRQVRAWIQDSSRGLRFLNLFCYTASATVAAVLGGASESTSVDLSPTYIQWAERNFRLNQIDSRRHRLVADDAVRWLGNCRGQFDLIYVDPPTFSNSKRTPTVFDVQRDHAALLRDALRCLAPGGRVLFVCNLRRFKIDPELSAIARVDDVTEASIPPDFVRDQRIHRAFWLRPLAEV; encoded by the coding sequence ATGAGCACGCACAGCTTCTTCGCCACCTGTGCGCGCGGACTGGAAACCCTGCTCGCACGCGAACTCGCCGCGCTTGGCGCCGAGGACATCCGCGAAACCGTGGCCGGGGTCGAGTGCTCGGCCACGCTGGCCGCGGCCTATGCCATCGGCTATCAGGCGCGTCTGCCAAGCCGCTGGTTGTTGCGTCTGGCAGCCGGCGAGATTGCCAATCCGGACGATCTGTACGCGCTGGCGCGCACGGTGCGCTGGCATGAACACTTCAGCGCTGATCATCGCTTTGCGGTGCAGGTGGCCGGCAAGTCGCCGGCCTTCAACGACACCCGCTTCGCCATGCTCCGGGTCAAGGACGCCATTGCCGATGCCTTCCGCGAACACGGCGGGGCGCGACCCTTCGTCGATGCCGAATCGCCCGATGTCACGGTCAATGTGGCCCTGAAGGGCTCACGGGCGGCGGTGTCACTGGACATGGTCGGTGGCGCCCTGCATGAGCGCGGCTATCGGCGGCCCGGTCATGAAGCACCGATCAAGGAAAATCTGGCGGCCGGCGTGCTGGTACGCGCCGGCTGGCCGGAGATGGCCGATCAGGAAGTGGCGATCGTCGATCCCTTCTGTGGCGGCGGCACCTTGCTGATCGAAGCGCTGTGGATGGCGGCGGGCGTGCCGGCGCAGAACTTGCGCCAGGATTTCGCCTGGTCACGCTGGGGCGGGCACGATGCCGGCCTGTGGAATGAGGTGCGGGCCGCAGCCGATGAGCGCGCCCAGCAGGGTCTGCGCCAGATGCGCGCTCGCGCCTTTGGCAGCGACAGTGATGCCCAGGCCATCCGTATCGCCCGCGGCCAGCTGCAGACCGCGCGCATGGCTGGTTTCTGCCAGCTCGGCACACTGGACGCGACCCGCCTGAAGCCGCCCGCGAATTTTGCCGCCGGTCTGGTCGTGGGCAATTTGCCTTATGGCCAGCGCCTGGGGCAGGAACGCGAACTGATGCCGCTGCACCGCGAATTCGGTGGCGCCCTCAAGCAAGGCTTTGTCGGCTGGCGCTTTGCCCTGATCGCCGGCAGCGACGCGCTGGCGCGGGCCACCGAGCTGCGCGCCGAGAAGATCCAGAAGATCTACAACGGCAGCCTCGAATGTCTGTTGATCACCGGTCCGATCACGGCCGCGGCCGAGCACCGCGCCGATGCACCGGTGCGCTTCCGCAGCCCCGGTGCCGAGATGGTCTACAACCGCATCAACAAGAATCGCAAGCGCCTGAAGCGCTGGCTCGAACGTGAACAGATCGAGTGCTATCGCGTCTACGACGCCGATCTGCCCGAATACGCGGCCGCCATCGATGTCTACGGCGATCGTCTGCACATCCAGGAATATCAGGCGCCGAGCGAGATTCCGCAGGCCAAGACCGAAGAACGCTTCAAGGATCTGGTGTTCGCCGCGCGCCGCGCCTTCGACATACCCACCGAGCGCATCTACCTCAAGCAGCGTCGCAGTCAGACCCCCGAAGGTCAGTACCGACGCCAGGACCACAGCGGCGACCACTTCATCGTGCGCGAAGCCGATGCCCGGCTCGAAGTGAATCTGCAGGATTACCTGGATTCCGGCCTGTTCCTCGACGGCCGCCAGGTGCGCGCCTGGATCCAGGACAGCTCGCGCGGGCTGCGTTTTCTCAACTTGTTCTGCTACACCGCATCGGCCACGGTGGCGGCGGTGCTGGGCGGCGCCAGCGAGAGCACCAGCGTTGACCTGTCGCCCACCTACATCCAGTGGGCCGAACGCAACTTCCGTCTGAACCAGATAGACAGCCGTCGTCACCGCCTGGTGGCCGATGATGCGGTGCGCTGGCTGGGCAACTGCCGCGGTCAGTTTGACCTGATCTATGTCGACCCGCCGACCTTCTCCAACTCCAAGCGCACGCCGACGGTCTTCGACGTGCAACGCGATCACGCTGCCCTGTTGCGCGATGCCCTGCGCTGCCTCGCGCCAGGCGGTCGGGTACTGTTCGTCTGCAATCTCCGGCGCTTCAAGATCGATCCGGAACTGTCTGCGATTGCCCGTGTCGACGATGTCACCGAGGCCAGCATCCCACCCGATTTCGTGCGCGACCAGCGCATCCATCGTGCCTTCTGGCTGCGGCCTCTGGCGGAGGTGTAG
- a CDS encoding DUF1311 domain-containing protein, with product MNKWLLLVCLLGARMSAQADEPTGTFFDGTVIPCPSATSQVQWGECHHQALQRADRELNVLYGKLMAIADEKQKRHLRSMQQAWIQLKLAQCAFVVDYHDGAAHPSQFGTYCEAVLTIRRLRELEQLGTGLLWQSN from the coding sequence ATGAACAAGTGGCTGCTGCTGGTCTGCCTGCTTGGAGCGAGAATGAGTGCTCAGGCCGACGAACCGACCGGAACATTCTTCGATGGCACCGTGATTCCCTGTCCATCTGCGACTTCACAGGTGCAATGGGGCGAATGTCATCACCAGGCCCTGCAGCGGGCGGATCGTGAGCTGAACGTTCTTTACGGGAAGCTCATGGCGATCGCCGACGAGAAGCAGAAGCGCCACCTTCGGAGCATGCAGCAGGCCTGGATCCAGCTGAAGCTGGCGCAATGTGCATTTGTGGTTGACTACCATGATGGGGCGGCCCATCCGAGCCAGTTTGGAACCTACTGCGAAGCGGTCCTGACCATTCGGCGGCTTCGGGAACTGGAACAGCTGGGCACCGGATTGCTTTGGCAATCGAACTGA
- a CDS encoding protein kinase produces MIVDDEQLLLKLSEQIAAGETIDWGQTQGLSPTLCEQLRQIELLAGGFVGDPTQPATDSAELMLGIGERFGPLVVRSLLGSGSFGRVYRAYDAELDREVALKLVNAHRRGRAEVLREARLMARIDHPNVLKVYGALEDQQRIAFAVELIEGETLEAWFARHEPLGPHALVAIGLELCAALCALHQAQILHGDLKPSNILRHPNGRWIVADFGSGQHTADPGWASGTPRYMAPELLERGQGSPASDQYALAVVLFRLATRRYPYAGDTLDAVAEMQRRGVRERLLDLRPDLPRALVEAIEQALERDPKQRHASVGAMAAALSAVIAEPLEGSRRGRRGWMLAALTFAVIVAASRLVSTVPVAEDHLAWIARHAGDSRELALGDPIGADEGLTLELELQQPRYLYVINQDRQGARFQLFPLQAGKLRNPLSPGRYQLPGEVDGAIADWRVTSPGGREYFLVILADRPIQELAELRLSEAGAMPQNWLAAEDRVRGVGGTRPRSAEEDPDWQWVEQLKQSYPQARFERFELANP; encoded by the coding sequence ATGATCGTCGACGACGAGCAATTGCTGCTGAAGTTGAGCGAGCAGATTGCTGCTGGCGAGACCATAGACTGGGGTCAGACCCAGGGCCTTTCGCCAACGCTGTGCGAACAACTCCGGCAGATCGAACTGCTGGCCGGAGGATTTGTCGGGGATCCAACCCAGCCTGCGACCGACTCTGCGGAGTTGATGCTCGGCATCGGTGAACGATTTGGCCCTCTGGTGGTTCGGTCCCTGCTCGGCAGCGGCAGCTTTGGCCGTGTCTACCGCGCATACGACGCCGAGCTGGATCGGGAAGTCGCCCTCAAGTTGGTGAATGCCCATCGACGCGGCCGCGCTGAAGTTCTGCGCGAAGCGAGATTGATGGCACGGATCGACCATCCCAACGTCCTCAAGGTCTACGGCGCTCTTGAGGACCAGCAGCGCATAGCCTTTGCCGTTGAGTTGATCGAAGGCGAGACGCTGGAAGCCTGGTTCGCCAGGCACGAACCGCTGGGGCCGCATGCGCTGGTGGCCATCGGACTGGAGCTGTGCGCGGCGCTCTGTGCGCTGCACCAGGCCCAGATCCTGCATGGTGACCTGAAGCCGAGCAACATCCTGCGCCACCCGAACGGGCGCTGGATCGTGGCGGATTTCGGCTCCGGTCAACATACCGCCGATCCGGGCTGGGCTTCGGGAACGCCCCGCTACATGGCACCTGAGCTGCTAGAGCGTGGACAGGGCTCGCCCGCAAGTGATCAGTACGCACTGGCGGTCGTACTTTTCCGCCTGGCAACGCGCCGCTATCCCTATGCGGGTGACACCCTGGATGCCGTTGCCGAAATGCAGCGCAGAGGCGTCCGCGAACGACTGCTGGACCTCCGACCCGATCTGCCCAGAGCGCTGGTCGAGGCCATTGAGCAAGCCCTGGAGCGTGATCCGAAACAACGGCATGCGTCGGTGGGCGCCATGGCGGCCGCATTGTCAGCCGTCATTGCCGAGCCGCTCGAAGGATCGCGGCGGGGTCGCCGTGGCTGGATGCTGGCCGCGCTGACCTTCGCTGTGATAGTGGCAGCCTCTCGCCTGGTCTCGACCGTGCCGGTTGCCGAAGACCACCTGGCATGGATTGCCCGCCATGCCGGCGATTCCCGCGAGCTCGCTCTTGGTGACCCCATTGGTGCCGATGAGGGACTGACCCTGGAGTTGGAGCTGCAACAACCTCGCTATCTCTATGTGATCAATCAGGATCGCCAGGGCGCCCGCTTCCAGCTGTTCCCCTTGCAAGCCGGCAAGCTCCGCAACCCTCTCTCTCCCGGCCGCTATCAATTGCCGGGAGAAGTCGACGGCGCCATCGCGGATTGGCGCGTCACCAGTCCCGGAGGACGGGAATACTTCCTGGTGATACTGGCCGACCGCCCCATTCAGGAACTCGCGGAACTCAGGCTGAGCGAGGCCGGCGCGATGCCGCAGAATTGGCTCGCAGCCGAAGACAGGGTCCGCGGCGTTGGCGGCACGCGTCCGCGAAGCGCCGAGGAGGATCCGGACTGGCAGTGGGTGGAGCAACTGAAGCAGAGCTACCCCCAAGCCCGTTTCGAACGCTTCGAGCTGGCCAATCCGTGA
- a CDS encoding sigma-70 family RNA polymerase sigma factor yields MTAGTTADLSAARANSLAGWLDGPRSGPDSACILPPTESKASASPLISKDPAMDYRDPETTIELLQKSHDGDQAARDRLLARYLPILSRWAHGRLPQQARDLSETADLVQLTLIRALNNLPTFVSQGPGAFFGYLRQVMNNLVRDELRRVGRKPLQVEMDEQWPEDQPTPGANMVTLQALKNYEKGLSELDPEQRELVVMRVELGMGHEEIARIINSPSSNAARMKVARALATLAKHMAATPASGRA; encoded by the coding sequence ATGACTGCGGGCACGACAGCCGATCTGAGCGCTGCACGGGCAAATTCGCTCGCCGGATGGCTGGACGGTCCCCGTTCCGGGCCAGATTCAGCCTGTATCTTGCCCCCAACCGAATCCAAGGCTTCCGCCAGCCCGCTCATCAGCAAAGACCCTGCCATGGATTACCGAGACCCTGAAACCACGATCGAACTGCTGCAGAAGAGTCATGATGGAGATCAGGCAGCCCGCGATCGGCTGCTGGCCCGTTATCTACCGATACTGTCGCGATGGGCGCATGGCCGCCTGCCGCAGCAAGCGCGCGACCTGTCCGAGACGGCCGATCTGGTTCAGCTGACGCTGATTCGTGCGCTGAACAATCTTCCGACGTTTGTATCTCAGGGGCCCGGGGCCTTTTTCGGATATCTGAGGCAGGTCATGAACAATCTGGTACGCGATGAGTTACGGCGAGTCGGTCGGAAGCCATTGCAGGTGGAAATGGACGAGCAATGGCCAGAAGATCAGCCCACGCCCGGCGCCAACATGGTCACCCTGCAGGCACTCAAGAACTACGAGAAGGGACTGTCCGAGCTGGATCCCGAGCAGCGCGAGCTGGTGGTCATGCGGGTGGAGCTGGGGATGGGCCACGAGGAAATTGCCAGAATCATCAACAGCCCGAGCAGCAATGCTGCTCGAATGAAGGTCGCTCGTGCGCTGGCCACGTTAGCGAAGCACATGGCCGCCACGCCCGCATCGGGACGGGCCTGA